A stretch of the Orcinus orca chromosome 1, mOrcOrc1.1, whole genome shotgun sequence genome encodes the following:
- the EFNA4 gene encoding ephrin-A4 isoform X2 — protein MRLQPLLRTVLWAALLSSPLRGGCGLRHEVYWNSSNPRLLRGDAVVELGLKDYLDIFCPHYEGPGPPEGPETFALYMVGWPGYEACRAEGPGAFKRWECSLPFAPFGPVRFSEKIQRFTPFSLGFEFLPGETYYYISVPTPESPGQCLRLQVSVCCKEDKPESAHPVGSPGESGTSGWQGGATPSPLCLLLLLLLPILRLLRVL, from the exons ATGCGGCTGCAGCCCCTGCTGCGGACTGTCCTCTGGGCCGCGCTCCTCAGCTCCCCTCTGCGAGGGGGCTGTGGCCTCCGCCACGAGGTCTACTGGAACTCCAGTAACCCCAG GCTGCTTCGAGGAGACGCCGTGGTGGAGCTGGGCCTCAAGGATTACCTAGACATCTTCTGCCCACACTATGAGGGCCCAGGGCCCCCTGAGGGCCCTGAGACATTTGCGTTATACATGGTGGGCTGGCCAGGCTATGAGGCCTGCCGGGCCGAGGGGCCGGGTGCCTTCAAGCGCTGGGAGTGCTCCCTGCCTTTCGCTCCCTTTGGCCCTGTTCGATTCTCAGAGAAGATTCAGCGCTTCACGCCCTTCTCCCTTGGCTTCGAATTCTTGCCTGGAGAGACCTACTACTACATCT CAGTGCCAACTCCGGAGAGTCCTGGCCAGTGCTTGAGGCTCCAGGTGTCTGTCTGCTGCAAGGAGGACA AGCCTGAGTCAGCCCATCCTGTTGGGAGCCCTGGAGAGAGTGGCACGTCAGGGTGGCAAGGGGGGGCCACTCCCAGCCCCCTCTGtctcttgctgctgctgctgctcccaaTTCTGCGTCTCCTGAGAGTCCTCTGA
- the EFNA4 gene encoding ephrin-A4 isoform X1, producing MVGWPGYEACRAEGPGAFKRWECSLPFAPFGPVRFSEKIQRFTPFSLGFEFLPGETYYYISVPTPESPGQCLRLQVSVCCKEDKPESAHPVGSPGESGTSGWQGGATPSPLCLLLLLLLPILRLLRVL from the exons ATGGTGGGCTGGCCAGGCTATGAGGCCTGCCGGGCCGAGGGGCCGGGTGCCTTCAAGCGCTGGGAGTGCTCCCTGCCTTTCGCTCCCTTTGGCCCTGTTCGATTCTCAGAGAAGATTCAGCGCTTCACGCCCTTCTCCCTTGGCTTCGAATTCTTGCCTGGAGAGACCTACTACTACATCT CAGTGCCAACTCCGGAGAGTCCTGGCCAGTGCTTGAGGCTCCAGGTGTCTGTCTGCTGCAAGGAGGACA AGCCTGAGTCAGCCCATCCTGTTGGGAGCCCTGGAGAGAGTGGCACGTCAGGGTGGCAAGGGGGGGCCACTCCCAGCCCCCTCTGtctcttgctgctgctgctgctcccaaTTCTGCGTCTCCTGAGAGTCCTCTGA